In Silene latifolia isolate original U9 population chromosome 3, ASM4854445v1, whole genome shotgun sequence, a single window of DNA contains:
- the LOC141648497 gene encoding SWI/SNF complex subunit SWI3D: protein MEEKHREPGSPSPAPAISGGSSAKSGESPATEPPAPRRRGQKRKSTAGPSSAPPKRHIREKAAAAAAAAASAAVGLSSCLPPFHNGPLTRARQLSDTNAVLNAVKEETAMAAALRDSCVVDGREFKEVDCRSEEFKEFQAAVEDEFDAIRVRDVNSHVVPVAAGWFSWTQIHPLEKQTLQSFFNGKSESRTPEIYMEIRNWIMKKFHGNPNANIELNDLSALSTGNSDARQEVLEFLDHWGLINYHPFPKNDTVNTDTNPNIDGGKTEKTDPLIKKLFRFENEQSFSEVVPKANTAQTMPIGLLRESAFAEEFIKQEGPAVEYHCNSCSADCSRKRYHCQKQADFDLCTECFNNEKFGSGMSTSDFILMEPGETSSATGGKWTDQETLLLLEALELFRENWNEITEHVATKTKAQCILHFLQMPIEDGFLDDDEKNDGVKETAEPTLTTNDVSVPKDNLEPSEDKMCEDNPNEIGSGSGIDNSELSVTKSAKDDPESSEKKTDAEKKTDAEKKTDTEKKTDTDTDVTQSASAHVETLNLEEGDDGKLTQEKGDSVILKALMEAFDAVGWPVSPQDNLCFAEAGNSVMALAAFLAQLVDPDLASASACSSIKSLSKSSPGSHLAARHCFILEDPPDGKKEQTISSTATEKLDQESQKLLAREGENDKETALNEEDSTNMDVDKSTKLLKEIHSADDQGDGKKSSDPVESQRLPSAGQNVLKDKLKFTEKLDKEVVEGVENPIETPQVTQKPDDEKSNKEKPRGAEDKSQVAKKQTETTTTEQAESKVVIERPANCTSQSNQSHTEEQDDSSKVAPPSDLRDGSGNIHAAIAVGQLKDDSNGVNAESNSAASDKTEQQETVLVDPLAGVGSGTGGNGMEVDKSEDLKPVKKARVVDDDDVAKLKRAALATLSAAAVKAKLLADHEEDEIKQLATLLIEKQLHKLEVKLSFFTEMEGAVMRVREVFERSRQKLFAERAQIIASRLGLPASARGVASSHPLNRMPPNLLNSVLRPSMNMAGYRPPMSRPVMPPAGPTTNTSAPPEVAGNGSGHPTAGGKPSPVGTE from the exons ATGGAGGAGAAACACCGAGAACCCGGATCTCCCTCACCGGCGCCCGCAATCTCCGGTGGATCTTCCGCTAAATCCGGCGAATCTCCGGCAACCGAACCTCCCGCGCCCAGACGCCGAGGGCAAAAGCGTAAATCCACAGCCGGCCCATCCTCGGCGCCTCCTAAGCGACATATTAGAGAGAAAGCCGCTGCTGCTGCCGCCGCCGCGGCGTCCGCAGCCGTCGGATTATCGTCTTGTTTGCCGCCGTTTCATAATGGTCCGTTAACGAGGGCTCGTCAGCTGTCGGACACGAATGCGGTGCTTAATGCTGTTAAGGAGGAGACTGCCATGGCTGCGGCGTTGCGTGATTCTTGTGTTGTTGATGGACGTGAGTTTAAGGAGGTTGATTGCCGTAGTGAGGAGTTTAAGGAGTTTCAGGCTGCTGTTGAGGATGAATTTGATGCGATTCGAGTTCGTGATGTTAATTCTCATGTTGTTCCTGTTGCTGCTG GTTGGTTTTCCTGGACACAAATTCATCCACTTGAAAAACAGACATTGCAATCTTTCTTTAATGGCAAGTCAGAAAGTCGGACACCAGAAATTTACATGGAGATAAGAAATTGGATAATGAAGAAGTTCCATGGCAATCCAAACGCAAACATTGAGCTAAATGATTTGTCTGCATTGTCCACGGGGAATTCAGATGCACGGCAAGAGGTTCTGGAGTTTTTAGATCATTGGGGTTTGATTAACTATCATCCTTTCCCGAAAAATGACACTGTTAATACTGACACTAATCCAAATATAGATGGTGGTAAGACAGAAAAAACAGATCCATTGATTAAAAAGTTATTTCGGTTTGAGAATGAGCAATCCTTTTCAGAAGTGGTTCCCAAAGCCAATACAGCACAAACGATGCCTATAGGCCTGCTTCGTGAGTCGGCCTTTGCTGAAGAGTTTATAAAGCAAGAGGGACCTGCAGTGGAGTATCATTGCAACTCTTGTTCTGCTGATTGCTCTCGCAAGCGGTACCATTGCCAAAAGCAG GCAGATTTTGATTTGTGCACGGAGTGCTTTAACAACGAGAAGTTTGGTTCTGGCATGTCTACTTCAGATTTCATTCTCATGGAGCCTGGTGAAACTTCTAGTGCTACTGGGGGAAAGTGGACTGATCAGGAGACTCTCCTCCTCCTTGAAGCGTTGGAATTATTTAGAGAGAACTGGAACGAGATAACTGAGCATGTTGCCACAAAAACTAAAGCTCAATGCATATTGCATTTTCTTCAAATGCCAATAGAGGATGGCTTTTTGGACGATGATGAGAAAAATGACGGAGTTAAAGAGACGGCTGAACCAACTTTAACCACTAATGATGTATCAGTTCCGAAGGATAATTTGGAGCCATCAGAGGACAAAATGTGTGAAGACAACCCCAATGAAATAGGTAGTGGAAGCGGTATAGATAATTCTGAACTGTCCGTAACCAAAAGTGCTAAAGATGATCCAGAGTCTTCAGAAAAGAAAACTGATGCCGAAAAGAAAACTGATGCCGAAAAGAAAACTGATACCGAAAAGAAAACTGATACCGATACCGATGTTACTCAATCAGCTTCAGCCCATGTGGAAACTTTGAATCTAGAAGAGGGCGATGACGGGAAGCTAACTCAGGAAAAAGGTGACAGTGTTATACTCAAGGCTCTGATGGAAGCATTTGATGCAGTCGGTTGGCCAGTTTCTCCACAAGACAACCTTTGTTTTGCTGAAGCTGGGAATTCCGTGATGGCATTG GCTGCCTTTCTAGCTCAGCTAGTGGATCCGGATCTTGCCTCAGCATCTGCTTGTAGCTCAATTAAGTCACTCTCAAAAAGTTCTCCTGGGTCACATTTAGCTGCAAGGCACTGCTTTATTCTGGAAGATCCACCAGATGGCAAGAAAGAACAAACTATATCAAG CACAGCCACTGAAAAACTTGATCAGGAATCTCAGAAGTTGTTAGCTCGGGAAGGCGAAAATGATAAAGAAACTGCACTAAATGAGGAGGATTCTACAAACATGGATGTTGACAAATCCACCAAATTGTTGAAAGAAATCCATTCAGCAGATGATCAAGGTGACGGAAAAAAGAGCTCTGACCCAGTAGAAAGTCAAAGATTGCCTTCTGCTGGTCAAAATGTGCTCAAAGATAAGCTCAAGTTCACGGAGAAGCTCGATAAAGAGGTGGTGGAAGGAGTAGAAAACCCTATTGAGACGCCTCAAGTTACCCAAAAACCTGACGATGAGAAGTCAAACAAAGAGAAGCCTAGAGGTGCTGAAGATAAGTCCCAAGTCGCCAAGAAGCAAACTGAAACTACTACTACTGAGCAGGCTGAGTCCAAGGTTGTGATAGAGCGGCCAGCAAACTGTACTTCGCAGAGTAACCAGTCTCATACAGAGGAGCAAGATGATTCTAGTAAAGTTGCGCCGCCTTCAGATTTAAGGGATGGATCAGGGAACATACATGCTGCGATAGCGGTTGGTCAGTTAAAAGACGACTCTAATGGTGTTAATGCGGAGTCTAATTCTGCTGCTTCTGACAAAACGGAGCAACAAGAGACCGTGTTGGTTGATCCGTTGGCGGGAGTTGGATCAGGAACAG GAGGGAATGGTATGGAAGTTGATAAAAGTGAGGACCTTAAACCTGTAAAGAAAGCAAGGGTGGTTGATGACGATGATGTAGCTAAGCTTAAGCGTGCTGCACTTGCTACCCTTTCCGCTGCTGCTGTGAAGGCCAAACTTCTTGCAGACCATGAAGAAGATGAGATCAAGCAGCTAGCTACTCTACTGATTGAGAAGCAG TTGCATAAGTTGGAGGTCAAGCTGAGTTTCTTCACAGAAATGGAGGGAGCTGTAATGAGGGTGAGAGAAGTATTCGAACGTTCAAGGCAGAAGCTATTTGCAGAACGAGCACAGATAATTGCTAGTCGTCTTGGATTACCAGCTTCAGCTCGGGGAGTGGCATCCTCACATCCTTTAAACAGGATGCCACCAAATCTATTAAACTCGGTGCTGAGACCATCAATGAACATGGCTGGTTATAGGCCTCCCATGTCAAGACCTGTAATGCCTCCTGCCGGTCCCACTACAAATACATCCGCCCCACCCGAGGTAGCAGGTAATGGTTCAGGCCACCCTACGGCCGGAGGAAAACCTTCTCCAGTTGGAACGGAGTAA
- the LOC141648498 gene encoding BURP domain-containing protein BNM2A-like — protein sequence MHQKFMNCWSLAIYLLVLTILGDRFGIGIGIAMLHNEHTQTHTHTHTHDHMQGHSSSHHMDQSTLVFFTLNDLKQGKVLPVYFRGNNPSNSPQFLPREEAESIPFSLSKLDFLLQYFGFSQGSSQAKAMENTLRECEVKPIKGETKFCATSLESMLDFVHEMIGVKTQVQVLNTKNLENSTINILQNYTIVDEPREVPAPKMVACHTMPYPFVIYYCHYQKSESKVFQVSLQGENRNKNNKNNKNDVEGVAVCHMDTSQWSESHVSFQVLGIKPGSSPVCHFFPADNLVWVPLSKIDLGVENQLFTTI from the exons atgcatcaaaagttCATGAATTGTTGGAGCTTAGCAATATATTTGCTAGTACTTACAATATTG GGTGATCgttttggaattggaattggaattgcgATGCTGCACAATGAGCATACTCAGACTCATACTCATACTCATACTCATGATCATATGCAAGGTCATTCATCTAGTCATCACATGGATCAATCAACCCTTGTATTCTTCACACTTAATGATCTTAAACAAGGGAAAGTACTCCCTGTATACTTCAGAGGTAACAATCCCTCAAACTCCCCACAATTTCTTCCTAGAGAAGAGGCTGAATCAATCCCATTTTCGCTATCAAAACTCGATTTCCTTCTTCAATACTTTGGTTTTAGTCAAGGCTCTTCTCAAGCTAAAGCCATGGAAAATACACTAAGAGAATGTGAGGTGAAACCAATCAAAGGAGAGACTAAGTTTTGTGCTACATCATTAGAGTCTATGCTTGACTTTGTACATGAAATGATTGGAGTAAAGACCCAAGTTCAAGTCTTGAACACTAAAAATCTCGAAAATTCGACTATAAATATTTTGCAAAACTATACCATAGTTGATGAACCAAGAGAAGTTCCTGCACCAAAGATGGTAGCATGTCATACCATGCCATACccatttgtgatttattattgCCATTATCAGAAAAGTGAGAGCAAAGTGTTTCAAGTTTCGTTACAAGGCGAAAACCGAAACAAGAATAACAAGAACAATAAGAATGATGTTGAAGGAGTTGCAGTATGTCATATGGATACATCTCAATGGAGTGAAAGCCATGTTTCTTTCCAAGTATTGGGAATTAAGCCAGGGAGTTCCCCTGTTTGTCATTTCTTTCCTGCTGATAATCTTGTTTGGGTGCCTTTATCTAAGATTGATTTGGGTGTAGAAAATCAATTGTTTACTACTATATGA
- the LOC141646472 gene encoding uncharacterized protein LOC141646472, with protein MEKKIVRKRKSHERLDSFEHEIVENPTKIQVPCHQNLLRFNSNDVDELNLSLSPSSFTVATTVVNPSPPPSQLPPDNNADTSSGRGRRSRLKSDGGRAIIKTNAVTPPFRWATDRRATVHSMEYLVSKGINTITGDVQCRKCERIFEVGYNLREKFHELVYLILYEEDMNHRAPEEWMEPVLPTCKLCGEKNSCKPLIAEKKRSINWLFLLLGQLLGCCTLEQLKYFCKHTENHRTGAKDRVLFLTYFTLCKQLDPNGPFNF; from the coding sequence atggagaagaaGATAGTGAGAAAGAGGAAGTCACATGAAAGACTTGAttcatttgaacatgaaattgtCGAAAACCCTACAAAAATTCAAGTCCCTTGTCATCAAAATCTACTACGGTTTAATAGTAACGATGTTGATGAACTAAACCTATCTCTTTCACCGTCTTCTTTTACCGTGGCAACAACTGTTGTCAACCCCTCCCCACCACCGTCTCAACTGCCACCAGATAATAATGCCGACACTTCTTCTGGTCGAGGCAGACGAAGTCGGTTGAAGTCTGATGGCGGTCGGGCTATTATCAAGACCAATGCGGTGACTCCACCTTTCAGATGGGCTACGGATAGGCGTGCCACAGTCCATTCCATGGAGTACCTTGTCAGTAAGGGAATTAATACTATAACCGGCGATGTGCAATGCAGGAAGTGTGAGAGGATTTTCGAGGTAGGGTATAATCTACGAGAGAAGTTTCATGAATTGGTATATTTGATTTTGTATGAAGAAGATATGAATCATAGGGCACCGGAGGAATGGATGGAACCAGTTCTACCGACTTGCAAATTATGTGGTGAAAAAAATAGCTGTAAGCCTCTTATTGCGGAGAAAAAAAGATCTATTAACTGGTTGTTTTTGCTGCTAGGGCAACTCTTAGGGTGTTGCACGCTCGAACAACTGAAGTACTTTTGCAAGCATACTGAGAATCATCGTACCGGGGCTAAGGATCGTGTGCTTTTCCTTACTTATTTTACCCTATGCAAACAACTTGATCCGAACGGTCCGTTTAATTTCTAA